In Shouchella patagoniensis, the following are encoded in one genomic region:
- a CDS encoding LacI family DNA-binding transcriptional regulator: protein MVTMGDIAKKAGVSTVTVSKALNDKEGVSTEVKLRIKEIAVEMGYRFNTSVKSGNGRTSNIVILIPERFAGDDQAFYLKFHKQIALWLESYQYYGILQILSAGDEEERLLPKAISENKADGVILLGQPSNEYIEYLLKENVPLVFLDFYTDKINTDVVVTDNFYAVYELTNYLINQGHSEIGFVGNVHTTSSIQDRFLGMYKSLLEHRLHFNDHYLINDRDDMGKFVNLELPSKLPTAFVCNCDRVGYLLIQKLNQKGIRVPEDCSIVGFDNDIYATLSDPPLTTVEVDIEEMAKVATKRMVEKLESEHVRNGSYGRMLIKGSLVLRNSVKRLKERS from the coding sequence AAAACTGAGAATTAAAGAGATTGCCGTAGAGATGGGCTATCGGTTTAATACAAGTGTCAAATCTGGAAATGGGCGGACAAGTAACATTGTGATCTTAATTCCTGAACGTTTTGCGGGTGATGACCAAGCATTCTATTTAAAATTTCATAAGCAAATTGCTTTATGGCTAGAATCCTATCAATATTATGGCATTTTACAAATATTAAGCGCGGGTGATGAAGAAGAACGGTTATTGCCAAAAGCAATTTCCGAGAATAAAGCGGACGGTGTCATACTGTTAGGACAACCCTCAAATGAATACATTGAGTATTTATTAAAGGAAAATGTACCTTTAGTATTTCTCGATTTTTATACGGACAAAATTAATACGGATGTTGTTGTAACAGATAATTTTTACGCCGTTTATGAGTTGACAAATTACTTAATCAATCAAGGACATAGTGAAATTGGATTTGTTGGGAATGTTCACACGACGAGCAGCATTCAAGATCGCTTTCTCGGCATGTATAAATCCTTACTTGAACATCGTCTTCATTTTAATGATCATTATTTGATTAATGACAGAGATGATATGGGGAAGTTTGTTAATTTAGAACTTCCTAGCAAACTTCCAACAGCTTTTGTCTGTAACTGTGATCGAGTCGGATACTTGCTCATTCAGAAGTTGAATCAAAAAGGAATTCGTGTCCCTGAAGATTGCTCGATTGTTGGGTTTGATAATGATATTTATGCAACGTTATCCGATCCACCATTAACGACAGTGGAGGTAGATATAGAAGAAATGGCAAAAGTAGCTACAAAAAGAATGGTTGAAAAATTGGAAAGTGAACATGTTCGCAATGGAAGTTATGGAAGAATGTTAATAAAAGGGTCGCTTGTTTTACGTAATTCGGTAAAACGCTTAAAAGAACGCTCTTAA
- a CDS encoding glycoside hydrolase family 1 protein encodes MSLMTTYKFPHQFWWGTAVSATQIEGAANRDGKGMNIWDYWYELEPNRFFNKVGPTNASKFYDRYQEDIALMKELGHNTFRFSISWSRLIPNGVGPVNKTAIDFYSNVIDELISAGIEPFVNLFHFDMPMEMQKIGGWENREVVYAYADYANVCFEQFGDRVKTWFTHNEPIVPVEGGYLYQFHYPQVVDLKRAVQVGYNTMLSSAMAIQKYRQLEQGGKIGVILNLTPSYPRDASNQQDVEASVLADAFFNRSFLDPSVKGEFPRELIAVLKQYELLPEKEEMDKEVITANTVDLLGVNYYQPRRVKAKETPIGEGPVMPGTFFDGYDMPGKKMNPHRGWEIYEQGIYDLLINLKENYGNIESFVSENGMGVEGEEKFRDKDGIIQDDYRIEFISDHLKWLHKALEEGANVKGYHLWTFMDNWSWTNAYKNRYGFVSVNLAKDGERTVKKSGWWFKSLIENNGF; translated from the coding sequence ATGAGTTTAATGACAACATATAAATTCCCGCATCAATTTTGGTGGGGGACAGCTGTATCGGCGACTCAAATAGAAGGTGCAGCAAATCGTGATGGTAAAGGAATGAATATATGGGATTATTGGTACGAATTAGAGCCAAATCGCTTTTTTAATAAGGTGGGTCCAACGAATGCCTCAAAGTTTTATGATCGCTATCAGGAAGACATCGCTTTGATGAAAGAGCTGGGTCATAATACATTCCGTTTTTCGATTTCATGGTCAAGGCTCATTCCTAATGGGGTAGGCCCGGTAAACAAAACGGCCATCGATTTTTATTCTAATGTCATCGATGAATTAATTAGTGCTGGAATTGAACCTTTTGTGAATCTATTCCATTTTGATATGCCAATGGAGATGCAGAAAATTGGTGGTTGGGAGAATCGAGAAGTCGTTTATGCATACGCCGATTATGCAAACGTGTGTTTTGAACAATTTGGAGACCGAGTCAAAACTTGGTTCACACATAACGAACCAATTGTTCCAGTTGAAGGGGGCTACCTCTATCAATTTCATTATCCGCAAGTTGTTGATTTAAAACGTGCAGTACAGGTTGGTTACAACACAATGCTCTCAAGTGCGATGGCAATTCAGAAATACCGTCAATTAGAACAGGGGGGGAAGATTGGAGTAATCTTAAACTTAACTCCTTCCTATCCGCGGGATGCATCCAATCAACAAGACGTAGAAGCGTCAGTGCTCGCCGATGCCTTCTTTAATCGCTCTTTCCTTGATCCATCTGTCAAAGGGGAATTTCCTCGAGAACTGATAGCGGTTCTAAAACAATACGAGCTTTTACCGGAAAAGGAGGAAATGGATAAAGAAGTAATCACAGCGAATACAGTCGACCTTTTAGGAGTGAATTATTATCAGCCACGACGAGTAAAAGCAAAGGAAACACCAATTGGAGAAGGGCCGGTTATGCCTGGAACGTTCTTTGATGGCTATGATATGCCTGGAAAGAAAATGAATCCTCATCGCGGCTGGGAAATTTATGAGCAAGGTATCTATGATTTATTAATTAATCTGAAAGAGAACTACGGGAATATCGAGAGTTTTGTTTCAGAAAATGGTATGGGTGTTGAAGGAGAAGAAAAATTCCGAGACAAGGACGGCATCATTCAAGACGATTACCGAATTGAATTCATTTCAGACCATTTAAAATGGCTTCATAAAGCATTAGAAGAGGGTGCAAACGTTAAGGGTTATCACTTGTGGACCTTTATGGATAATTGGTCGTGGACGAATGCTTATAAGAATAGGTACGGTTTTGTGTCTGTCAATCTAGCAAAAGATGGAGAGCGGACTGTTAAGAAAAGTGGATGGTGGTTTAAGTCGCTAATCGAAAACAATGGATTTTAA